The genomic stretch atgggggaggggggtcgaaaatttcgaaaaaagtccttacataTTTAATGGATTATgcctaataaaataacttattatcaagcttttacaacaataaaataacttttgtgatggattttgatGGTTTTTTAAACTAAATGATCTCGaaggccaaaagtgacccataattgtgtcttttgctatgcaagtTCTATTTTTCTTCTagaccgatttacacacatcagctgcagtgaaactaattgtcgatcgaaagtatacatcagaacacagaaatatatagtaaaacattcgtagttgataacttttccgattttatattcatttttcaacatttaggcaacacgttgactgacccataattgtaaaGGGACTGTACCTCGTGAACGTCACCTTTAAAAAATCAGTACTCTatcttaaataaaaaaaaacttatctaCAGTCTGAAAATGAGGTAATAATCAATACTCGCATGATAATCTGATTCTAGTAATCTCAAATGCTTTTATAAAAGCTCAGGGCTTACACACGGTCAGTAAGTATTTGACCCTTGCTGGTCTGGTCGGGCACAATGTTACCAAAGCTGCTAATTTTCTTTGGTGCAACAGTGGCTCTAGCTACTGCTGCCATTCATCTGGACCCTAGCAGACCGCTGCTATTTGGAACACAACGTATCATTCCTCAGGCGCCCGCTAGTGAAGTGGACAGTACAGCGGCATGGAACACGTTTTCAGTGCGGCAAAGCTATTCGTTTGCACAGGACCTGGACGAGTTTCCGATGCGATACGTTACAAATGATCAGTTCTACGTACCGGGCGGacctatttttattttcattggtGGACCATGGGAACTGGAGGCGCATTTGGTCGAGCAAGGACACTTTGTCGACATTGCCAGAGAAATGAATGGTTTTCTAGTAGCGAATGAACTGCGCTATTATGGAGAAAGTATTCCTACAGAGTAAGTTTTATAATTTTCTCGTAAACAATATCGTTATAAAGATTCTTTGATAATTCAGAGATGCATCTCGAGAAAACTTGCGTTTTCTGAGCATGGACCAAATCCTACCGGATATCGCCAGCTTCATCACACATATCAAAAACGATGTCGTTCGAAATCCCGGAGCAAGGGTTGTTCTCACAGGTGTTGGATTCTCTGGTTCTATTGCCCTGTGGACGCGTAAGCGGTATCAACATTTGGTGCAAGGCGTGTGGTCCGCCGGTGGCATGGTTGAAGCCAGTGAcgattttagaagattttccgaAGAAGTTGGTGAAAATATTCGCCGTTTTGGAAGTGACGACTGCTATAACGCTATTTGGCAAGGTTTCGGAATTACCGAAAATTTGCTTGATGCTGGTCTCTCCACCACTGTCGATCAATTATTCAATGTATGCACTCCGATTGTAGCGGATGATCCATTGGATGTGGCAGCTTTCTTCAATGGAATCTTCAACGAAATCTCGATGCTGGCAGTCAACATAAACCTTCGTGAGAATATCGAAGATATGTGCCGGGTTCTAACGGATCCTGATCAACCTAATGGACTCACCGCTTTATCTGACTGGTTGACTGGCATTTTCCCGGATACCGAGTGTCTCACGATGGATTTCCAAAGCGTCGTTAATGCTTACCAAGTTACTAACTGGGAGGACGAAATGCTCCGGAACGGAGAACGCCAGTGGTTGTTCCAGCGATGCACGTCGCTCGGATGGCCTCTAACCAGTGGCTCCCTGTACCAACCATTCGGCAACCGGATAACTCCATATCTTTTCCTTGAACTATGCGAGCGTCTGTTTGACGACTGGCTTTCACCACAAGTTTTCCGGTCCCTTGTAAGAAATACTAACATGTTTTTCGGAGCCGGCAGTCCTGATGTACAACGCGTAACGTACACGTATGGTTCGTTGGACCCATGGCGGTACACCGGTGTGAGATATGCTTATGAAGACTCCTATGTTAGGATCATCCAAGGTGCAACACATGGCGAAGAGATGGCTTCCCTTTCAGAAGACGATTCATTTGAGCTTCGGATGGCCAAAGAACGGGTTTCTCAGGATATTCGCCGGTGGGTATACGCTCGTCCTCCCGGTCCGCCTTGACTTACTTCTGTAGATTTTGAAAATTCACTGTAAGATGAGTTACATTAACGTCACTGACTTTGAGCTTTTAGATCGTATAGCTGTTGTAAAATTaacaataattcaaaatttaccgattaaaatactgaaaaaattatTGTATGTGAATAAACAATCCTcttgttgaaaaataaaatgtcgaccaaaataattttaacgattttaattGTATGAAACTAAGCGCAACATCCTGTacaaatacatatgcttttatTATTCCACAAACAATGAAACCCTCAGAAGCTGACAAATGCATTCCACAAAACCACGGAATGCCACTATTGGCCCTAACTATCCATTGTAATCCATTGTGCTCAACCAGTTTCATATACAGGTGGGCGCAATGAACTTATGTTTaggtaggggaacaacgggcaagacggtcaccctaaggaaatcattcattattctgctcaaaacacaacatttcaatcaacgatattcataatattcgacattgactagtgcttttcataaaataatgcaaacctttgcattttagagtgattttatattagttttcactaaaataaaaacagtctcgaaaaaccactatttcacaacgtgcaAATGAAACGGACCGGCTGTGCTGGTAAGACGGAAAGACTAGGGGTAAGCGGgataagaccgcccccttaagcatttctgtttatagaaaataaagttgcggctgcaatttcattttttcttcgctaagaggttcttctattcaaaccatttaaaaaataagaactgaaatatttttgtttattttccagcttttttttcaattttaaaaattcattgaaaatgtgcagatctttttcatgcggggtaagatcgcccactatTTTTTGAGgctaacaaatatttttagggccaaagcgGTTGATTTTCTCGGTAtaatgtctttgacaaagttgtagatcgtattttttttctattttaataaaatatacactgtgaaaaatctgaacaaaataattttttttctaagttttaacttttttgtttttttgattatcctagttcaaatcaatgtttaggtaactttttgtggttttcaaaataaatatattttccagaattggggtttttttaaatattcaatttataataaacctgtctttaagctaaaaatagaAACTCagtaaacctgtctgtatgatttttttgaagacttattatgtatggagtaatactaataattataaattttttattcatattttcaatttttttatgtttttttttttttttgaggaacgAAATTACCAACGATTCTAAACATCAAACAAACCgcccaaaaaaaattctttgcaaaatttgagctgtaaatatttctattactccatgatataacaaccatcaaattttagcttaccttttgcagattttgcaggcaaaaacatgattttttctaaaaaaattgaaaaaaaaaaataattatatttttatatcttttctttgaattttttttcagtgtatacttttttcggaagtaaaaaactgctattttcaactctgctggagacgtcatatcgatcaaacaaaccgtcctggctctaaaattattttcgttCATTATAACCATTTTTGCACAAGTTTActtctttcaaaaattagtcgcgttaaaaaaatattactagaaaagcttcaaccaaatcgaaagtgGTCGAtcaacatcgatgtcttatgtggcttgaaattgctttactga from Wyeomyia smithii strain HCP4-BCI-WySm-NY-G18 chromosome 3, ASM2978416v1, whole genome shotgun sequence encodes the following:
- the LOC129728351 gene encoding putative serine protease K12H4.7, whose protein sequence is MLPKLLIFFGATVALATAAIHLDPSRPLLFGTQRIIPQAPASEVDSTAAWNTFSVRQSYSFAQDLDEFPMRYVTNDQFYVPGGPIFIFIGGPWELEAHLVEQGHFVDIAREMNGFLVANELRYYGESIPTEDASRENLRFLSMDQILPDIASFITHIKNDVVRNPGARVVLTGVGFSGSIALWTRKRYQHLVQGVWSAGGMVEASDDFRRFSEEVGENIRRFGSDDCYNAIWQGFGITENLLDAGLSTTVDQLFNVCTPIVADDPLDVAAFFNGIFNEISMLAVNINLRENIEDMCRVLTDPDQPNGLTALSDWLTGIFPDTECLTMDFQSVVNAYQVTNWEDEMLRNGERQWLFQRCTSLGWPLTSGSLYQPFGNRITPYLFLELCERLFDDWLSPQVFRSLVRNTNMFFGAGSPDVQRVTYTYGSLDPWRYTGVRYAYEDSYVRIIQGATHGEEMASLSEDDSFELRMAKERVSQDIRRWVYARPPGPP